DNA sequence from the Hyalangium minutum genome:
GTCGCGATAGACGGAGCGCTTCGACACCTCCAGCTCCGCGGCCAGAGCGCCAGCCGTCACCGGGCTGCCGGAGCGCCGGAGAATCTGGATGATCTGGAACAGACGATCGGCGCGGCGCATGGGGCGGTTTCCTGCTGACAGCATGCTGGCAACAGCCCTTCGCTACAAGCGGGCCACGGTCACAGCAGTGGCCGCCCCCCGAAGGAGGACACGCATGAACTTCGTCTCAATCCGCCTGATCACCGCCGACATCGACCGCCTGGTCCGCTTCTACGAGCGAATCACTGGCCTGCCGACGACCCGGTATACCGAGGATTTCGCGGAGCTGATCACCTCGGCCTGCACCCTCGCGATCGGCAGCACGCGCACGCTCCATCTGTTCGGCGGCAACGTCGCCCGGCCTGCCGACAACCACACCGCCATCATCGAGTTCCGCGTCGACGACGTCGACGAATCGTTCCGAATACTGGCGGACGTCATCGGCGGTTCCCTGGTGCAAAAGCCCACCACCATGCCGTGGGGCAACAGATCGCTGCTGTTCCGCGATCCCGATGGCACCCTGGTGAACTTCTTCACGCCGGTTACGAAGGAAGCGATCGCGAAATTCGCTCGATAGGCGCGGTCTGTCCACCACCCGGGAGCATCACTCGGGCGGCCCCATGAGCGGCCCTCCTCGGCCCCTCTGCACCCTGGTTCCCCCTCAGAGAGAAAGGACATCCTGAGTGGAGGCGGCGGGAATCGAACCCGCCGCCTCCAGCGCGGGTCTGCTGTAGCCTGCTCTCATAGGCCCCGATCCCACAAGCAGGCAGGGGCTCCACGGGGGCCCCGTGGGAGGCGAACGGTAGCGTGTGCCCTGGCGAGGTGTGGCTGGGGAGGGGTAGGTGGGAACGCACGTGTGGGCGTACCGGCGAAGGCAGCCGGAGGGGACGGTGCTGTACGAGGCGGTGCGGGAGAACCTGGCCAGATTGCTGGCGGAAGCCAGCGAGGTAGGGCGAGGCCTGCCCCGGTACGTGGAGCGAGACTTCGCCAGGTACCTGGAATGCGGAGTGCTGGCGCACGGCTTCGCGCGGGTGCGCTGCGAGAGTTGCAAGGACGAGCTGCTTCGTCGCCTTCTCGTGCAAGGGCCGAGGGGTGTGCCCGTCCTGCAACGCGAAGCGGGCGCATGTGACGGCGGTGCACCTGGTGGAGCAGGTGCTGCCGCACGTGCCCTACCGGCAGTGGACGCTGTCCTTTCCGCACCGGGTCCGGTGGGTGCTGCTCAAGAACGTGGGACTGCTTTCGGACGTCCTCACCGTCTTCCTGCGCGCGGTGTTCGCCCTGCAGCGCCGGAGGGCACGGCGACAGGGTCTGCGCGCTGGGCAGGTCGGAGCCGTCTCTTTCATCCAGTTCTTCGGCTCCGCCTTGCAGGTAACGCCGCACTTCCACTCGCTGGTGCCGGATGGCGTCTTCGTGCCGCGGGAGGGCAGCGTGCGCTTCGAGCCGTTGCCGCCGCCCACGCAAGGTGAGGTGGAGAGGCTGCTGAGGGTGGTGCGCCTGCTGGAGAAAAGAGGGGCCCTGCCCGCGCAAGGACCCGAGGATGCGCTGCAGGCGTACCAGGCGCACTCCCTGCAGCAACGGCTGCGCTGGACGGAGGTGGACCGCCGGCTCCCTCCCAGCAAGCAGCCCCGGTGCGCCTTGCTGGAAGGCTTCTCCCTGCATGCCAATACTCACCTCCATGCCAACGACAGGCAGGGGCTGGAGCGGCTGTGCCGCTATGGAGCGCGTGGCGCGCTGGCGCTGGAGCGCCTGTCGCGAATGGAGGATGGCCGCATCGCCTACCGCATGAAGCGCCCGCTGCCGGACGGCACCACGCACCTGCTCTTCACCGGGCTGGGACTGTTACGGCGT
Encoded proteins:
- a CDS encoding VOC family protein produces the protein MNFVSIRLITADIDRLVRFYERITGLPTTRYTEDFAELITSACTLAIGSTRTLHLFGGNVARPADNHTAIIEFRVDDVDESFRILADVIGGSLVQKPTTMPWGNRSLLFRDPDGTLVNFFTPVTKEAIAKFAR
- a CDS encoding transposase, whose product is MFALQRRRARRQGLRAGQVGAVSFIQFFGSALQVTPHFHSLVPDGVFVPREGSVRFEPLPPPTQGEVERLLRVVRLLEKRGALPAQGPEDALQAYQAHSLQQRLRWTEVDRRLPPSKQPRCALLEGFSLHANTHLHANDRQGLERLCRYGARGALALERLSRMEDGRIAYRMKRPLPDGTTHLLFTGLGLLRRVASLVPPPRANLTRFHGVLAPGAQLRPFLVPRAGGEERSEAPQAAASTEPMKEKTPRGDFADRQGPFPEGIAYPMPEKPFKEQSKPPCVEGREEEVRGGCWIPHAKTAPCSRGTAELQGKCYVPVKKPDPAPTSVQP